GCTGCTGTCGTTGCTGACTTTGTAAGCGCCGGATTTCACCCAGTGGTCCTGCCATTTCCGCTCGAGTTGCCTGAAATTGTACTCCATAATCATCAAAAGCCCGGGATGGCCGGGCGGTTTATTGTAAATTACTTATTCACAAAAGATTTTCCAACCGGCACTTATGCATATAATAAAAAATGTTAAAATGCCGTTTGGGATGGCAAAAGTAAACATAACTCCCAATTTTTATTATTTTCGCTCCTAAACTATAGACGAATGGCTCAACCAGGGAAACTGTCAGCAAAGAAATCGAAGCCTTCTTATATATATTCGATCATCGGGGTGACCCTCGTGCTCATCCTGCTGGGTGTGCTGGGTCTTTTCATGATCAATGCCAAGAATCTCAGCGAGTATTACAAGGAAAATATAGAGCTGCAGGTGATCCTGCGCGATAATGTAAAGGAAGACCAGGCGCTTTCCCTCCGCGATTCCCTGGCAGTGATGCCTTATGTGAAGAAAATCCAGTATGTGTCGAAGGAAATGGCGGCGGAGAAGTTCAAACGGGAGAACCCGGAGGAGAATTTCGCCGTGCTGGGCTTCAACCCCTTGTATGCCAGTATTGACATCAGCCTGTACGCCCGCTACGTGCAGCCCGACAGCCTGAAGGCCATCGAGCAGCAGATCCAGGCGCGTTCCACGGTGCGGGAGCTGTATTACCAGAAGTCGCTCGTTTCCGAAGTACTGGAAATCGCCAAGAAAATCGGGATCGTATTGCTGGTGATCAGTGCGCTAATGGCCATCGTGGTACTTTTCCTGATTGATAATACCATCCGCCTGGCCATGTACAGCAACCGCTTCCTCATCAAAACGATGCAGATGGTGGGGGCTACGCGATGGTTCATTGCCAAGCCGTTCGACAGGCGGAGCATCATCAACGGCGGTATCAGCGCAATTTTGGCTATCGCCTGCCTGATCGCCCTGATTTATTTTTCGGAATCCGCCCTGCCGGGCCTCCGGGGGATGCGCGATTATTGGCTGACGGGGCTCCTGTTCCTGGGGCTCATCGTGCTTGGCATCGGTATTTCCCTCCTGAGCACCCACCGCTCCGTGATGAAATACCTCAAACTGAAACTCGACGATTTATATTGATTCAAACTTAATCTACCGATATGTCTAAAGAAGTCAGCAAACCGTCTACCTCCAAATCCCTCTTCGGGAAAGGCAATTACCAGCTCATGCTGGCAGGCGTGGTCCTGATCGTGATCGGGTTCCTCCTGATGATGGGCGGCAGCTCCGACGATCCCACCCGCTTTTCTCCGGAAGAAGTGTACAGCTTCCGCCGTATCACCCTGGCGCCCATCGTGATCCTCCTCGGCCTCGCCGTGGAAGCCTGGGCCATCATGAGAAAGCCGAAAGCCTGATTTTAAACACCGTAACCCGAATTTTTAATCATAGCGATGAAACCCTCATCGCTTTCTTTATTTGAATATGAGCACCTTAGAAGCCGTTATTATAGCCATCATCGAAGGATTGACCGAATTCATCCCCATTTCCTCCACCGGCCATATGGTCATCGCCAGCAGTATCATGGGCATCAACGAAGACGAGTTCACCAAGCTCTTCGAAGTCGCCATCCAGTTGGGAGCGATTCTCGCGGTGGTGGTGCTGTACTGGAAAAATTCTTCGATTTCGGCAAATGGCAATTCTACCTGAAACTCATTTTCGGTGTGATGCCGGCGCTCATCATGGGTTACCTCTTCTCCGACCAGATCGATCTCTGGCTCGAAAGCCCCCTCATTGTAGGCATCTCCCTGCTGCTGGGCGGCTTCGTGCTGCTGTTCGTGGATAAATGGTTCCGCAACCCCACCATCACGTCCGACGAACAAATGGATTATTTCCGCGCCATCCGCATCGGCCTTTTCCAGTGCATCGCGCTCATCCCCGGCGTAAGCCGCAGCGCCGCCACCATCATCGGGGGCATGCAGCAAAAACTGACCCGCCACGCCGCAGCTGAGTTCTCCTTCTTCCTCGCCGTGCCCACCATGGCCGCAGCCACAGGGTACAAACTCCTGAAACACCACGAAATCCTCACCAGCTCACCCGATAATATCCGCCTGCTGCTCATCGGCAACGTAGTGGCATTCATCGTGGCGATGCTCGCCATCAAATTCTTTATCGGGACATTGCAGAAGTTCGGTTTTAAAATGTGGGGCTATTATCGCATCGTGGTAGGCATCATCATTATCGCGACCATTTATTTACATCGTTAATATATCAACAACAAATCCCTTGTCATGAAATCATCCCTTTACCTCGTCATGGCATTGTTGCTGTTCATCAGCCCCGCGTTCGCCCAACAGCAATACGTGCCCGCCACTATTATTTTCCCTTCGGGCGACAGCCTCGCAGGCGAAATGGATTACCGCAAATGGGACGCGGAGCCTCTGTCCGTCAATTTCCGCCACAGCGGCGCCGTTACCAATTATTCCGCGGATAAGCTGTCCGGTTTCCGCATCCACGAAAACAACGAAACGTATACATCCATCCATACCAAACTCGATATCACCAACGAAACCGTTGAGTATCTCTCATCCGATCGCCCGCGGGAATTCGCCGAAGGCCATTTTTTCTACCGCATCATGCTGCAAGGCCCCATTCAATTGCTGCTGTATACCGATAAAAGGATGCGCCAGCATTTCGCTATCCGCGACCAGGATACCGTGCTGCACCTCATCCGCGAATCGCGGTATATCAGCAACCCGGAATCCGTATTTAACGGAAAGCTCCAGGTGCTCAACTATTTCCGTCAGCAACTGACGCTTTACATGGGCGACTGCAAAACCAAAACCAACTATGATGCGCTGGATTACCGGACAGATCAACTCACCAGAGCCATCCTGCGATACACCGCCTGCAAACTTCCCGGAACGGTTGTGGAAGCGCCTAAAAAAGATAAGCACATGCGTGCGATGTTTGGCGTAATGGCCGGTGGATCATTCAATAGTTTTAAATTAACCGGAGAGCATATGGTGGCGAGGAACAGTATCAAGGGCAGTGTTTCCCCGACGTTCGGCATGTTCCTGGACCTGCCGCTTTCACGCCGCCGCCAGCAATTTTCCCTCAATACGGAGCTGGTATATGATAACATCAAATTCCAGAGCGACGGCAAGCGCGATAAAGTAGATGTGAACTTCAATTACATGAGCCTCCAGGTGCTGCTCCGGTACACTTATCCGCTCGGCCAGCTGCGCCCTTATATCAATGGCGGCATGGGGCTGATGGCGAAGGTGGGGAAAGGAACCGATATTTATGGACGCGAGGGCAACTACACTACCACGGATGCTTTGGGCGGAGGCAGGCAACTCACCATGCCGATTGTTGCCGGTCTGGGCGTGCGATATCAAAGATTGAACGCGGAACTGCGAATCAAACCGTCTTATGCGATCGAAGATTACATTTTGTTGAATGCCAGGACCAATACCATGCAGGTCCTCGTGCGGTATATTCTCCGCCAGTAACAGGGCGTGATGATATTGGAAAAAGGCTGACCGGAATGGTCAGCCTTTTTTTATCCTTTCACGGCGAGGAGGAGTTCAAGGTCCGTGTATTTGAGCTTGAATTTTTCGCTGAGGTGATAATTGGTGAGTGCGCCTTTGTACAGGTAAATCCCGTTCCTGACGCCACGCTTGATCCAGACGAGGTTTTCGAACCCGCCGTCGTCTGCCGCTTCGATGAGCAGCGGCATGAGCACGTTGCTGATGGCCTGCGACGCCGTACCGGCAAACCCCGACGGGATATTGGGCACGCAATAATGGATGACGTCGTATTTTTTGAAGACGGGATTTTCGTGCGTGGTGACTTCAGATGTTTCGAAACAACCGCCGCGGTCGATGCTCACGTCCACGATTACGGAGCCGGTTTTCATATTGCTTACCATCGATTCGCTGACTACGATGGGCGTCCTGCCGCTTTGGGAGGAGAGGGCGCCAACGGCCACGTCGGCCGTCCGCAGCTGATCGGCGAGCACCCGCGGCTGGATCACGGAAGTGAAAACGCGGACGCCGATGTTATTCTGGAGCCTTTTCAGTTTGTAAATGTTATTGTCGAACACTTTCACGGAGGAACCGAGCGCCAGCGCAGTTCTCGCGGCAAATTCGCCCACGATCCCCGCGCCGATGATCACCACTTTCGTTGGCGGGATCCCCGTGATGCCACCCAGCAGGATTCCCTTGCCGCGGCTGCTCGTACTCAGGTATTGCCCGGCGATCAGCATCACCGCGGATCCCGCGATTTCGCTCATGGCGCGCACGATGGGATAAGTGCCGGAATCGTCTTTCAGGTTTTCGAAAGACAGCAGCGTGATGCGTTTATCCATCATCTTCTGCAATTGCTCCGCCCGTAACATGGATAAATGTATCGGGGAAATAACGATCTGGTGCGGGTGCAGCAGCTCGATCTCTTCGTCGTTCAACGGAGCGGATTTAACGATAATGTCGGCTTTGAAGACTTCCTTCTTGTCATACACGATTTCCGCGCCGGCTTCCGAATAGTCGGTGTCGTAAAAATGCGAACCGTCGCCCGCTTTGTGTTCCACAACGATGTGATGCCCGTGGTTTGACAGGATGCTGACCGCGTCGGGCGTCAGCGCGATACGGTTTTCCTGGAAAGACGTCTCCTTCGGTATCCCGATAAAAAGGCGGGAATTCTTTTGCGGGATGTCCAGCGTTTCTTCGAGCGGTGAATACGTAAAACCGGCACTCACAACAGGTTTTGGCCTATGCTCCATAATTAATGACAGTTGTATGTTAGGGTCGCTTTCAAAGTTACGTTTATTATTGCAGGGAAGGATGGAATTCCCCCGGATGGGCAGAACCTGCCACCAGATTACGTTGCTGGCCCGGCGTAACGGAAAGGTAAATATGTACGGTATCTGCGGGCAGGATGTCGTTCACCACGTCGGGCCATTCCACGAAAGAGATGGCGGAGGGGTGGTACAGGCAGTCTTCCACGCCGGCTTCCACGGCTTCTTCGAGATTTTTGAGACGGTAGAGGTCCAGGTGGTAGATGATCCGGTCCTGTTCGCGGCCGTCTTTATACCTGTACTCGTTGATGATGGAAAAAGTGGGGCTGGCAGTGGCGCCGTTTACGCCTTTGGCTGCGCAGAGGGCTTTGATGAAGGTGGTTTTGCCCGCCCCCATGTCGCCGTTGAGCGCGAAAACGCGCGCTTTGGGGAAGTTGGCCCAAAACTGGCGGGCTGCTTCCGGTAAATCTTCC
Above is a genomic segment from Chitinophaga pollutisoli containing:
- the tsaE gene encoding tRNA (adenosine(37)-N6)-threonylcarbamoyltransferase complex ATPase subunit type 1 TsaE, yielding MKLTFSLEDLPEAARQFWANFPKARVFALNGDMGAGKTTFIKALCAAKGVNGATASPTFSIINEYRYKDGREQDRIIYHLDLYRLKNLEEAVEAGVEDCLYHPSAISFVEWPDVVNDILPADTVHIYLSVTPGQQRNLVAGSAHPGEFHPSLQ
- a CDS encoding undecaprenyl-diphosphate phosphatase, which encodes MPALIMGYLFSDQIDLWLESPLIVGISLLLGGFVLLFVDKWFRNPTITSDEQMDYFRAIRIGLFQCIALIPGVSRSAATIIGGMQQKLTRHAAAEFSFFLAVPTMAAATGYKLLKHHEILTSSPDNIRLLLIGNVVAFIVAMLAIKFFIGTLQKFGFKMWGYYRIVVGIIIIATIYLHR
- a CDS encoding permease-like cell division protein FtsX, with the translated sequence MAQPGKLSAKKSKPSYIYSIIGVTLVLILLGVLGLFMINAKNLSEYYKENIELQVILRDNVKEDQALSLRDSLAVMPYVKKIQYVSKEMAAEKFKRENPEENFAVLGFNPLYASIDISLYARYVQPDSLKAIEQQIQARSTVRELYYQKSLVSEVLEIAKKIGIVLLVISALMAIVVLFLIDNTIRLAMYSNRFLIKTMQMVGATRWFIAKPFDRRSIINGGISAILAIACLIALIYFSESALPGLRGMRDYWLTGLLFLGLIVLGIGISLLSTHRSVMKYLKLKLDDLY
- a CDS encoding alanine dehydrogenase, encoding MEHRPKPVVSAGFTYSPLEETLDIPQKNSRLFIGIPKETSFQENRIALTPDAVSILSNHGHHIVVEHKAGDGSHFYDTDYSEAGAEIVYDKKEVFKADIIVKSAPLNDEEIELLHPHQIVISPIHLSMLRAEQLQKMMDKRITLLSFENLKDDSGTYPIVRAMSEIAGSAVMLIAGQYLSTSSRGKGILLGGITGIPPTKVVIIGAGIVGEFAARTALALGSSVKVFDNNIYKLKRLQNNIGVRVFTSVIQPRVLADQLRTADVAVGALSSQSGRTPIVVSESMVSNMKTGSVIVDVSIDRGGCFETSEVTTHENPVFKKYDVIHYCVPNIPSGFAGTASQAISNVLMPLLIEAADDGGFENLVWIKRGVRNGIYLYKGALTNYHLSEKFKLKYTDLELLLAVKG
- a CDS encoding DUF3098 domain-containing protein translates to MSKEVSKPSTSKSLFGKGNYQLMLAGVVLIVIGFLLMMGGSSDDPTRFSPEEVYSFRRITLAPIVILLGLAVEAWAIMRKPKA
- a CDS encoding undecaprenyl-diphosphate phosphatase, with protein sequence MSTLEAVIIAIIEGLTEFIPISSTGHMVIASSIMGINEDEFTKLFEVAIQLGAILAVVVLYWKNSSISANGNST